ACTCCAATTGTCGATTTGTATGTTTTCAGACTGAAAATGAATCCCACAACTACAAGCAAGTCAATGattcaaatatttgtgtttttaaaatacataatgtAAAGTTAGATTGTTTATATGCATGGTTTAAAATAGCTTCCTGATTAGCAAGTTTTTTAAGCCTCTCCTCATTTAGTAATATCCCTTTGTGTTGAACATTTTTCCTGGAATAACTGCATTTATCAGCAATTGAACTCTTGCTGATAAACAACTTGCTTTATCCTTGCTTTCATTTTTCTTAGTTAGTCAGGCTTTGCCACAATGTGCAGATGCAAACTTTCCAATTTGCCTTTTCGCCaactaactttttttaaaatacaaaacaacTCCAACATAGGACAAATTTTGACGAAAACTTCAACCTGAATCTCAGTGGAAAATGATCTACATCTACTATTCCCACCAAGGCTCATCATGCATGGTAAGCATGAAATATatggtaaataaataatgaatgttGTTTTGGCAGTTTTATGGTGAGTTCATATTTCAGGAGCCTTCTAAATGAATCTAAGTAGATGATCAGCATTGAGTGGAAAGTGACAGACATTGCACTGATGAGCAGTTAGATTTCTCTCTGGCACTCTGTGTTTTTCAGTGTCTTctatgtttttaacattgaataCCAAGAGTCAGCCAGTGCCACATTAGAATTCATTGAAAGGTACATGTGCAATAATGTAACATAAGTTTGCCACAGTTGTGCaagatttatatattattttgtagtATGTTGTTTAATTTCTGACCTGTTTGATTTGTTACTCCATTTCTAAAATAGTTGCTGTCTGATTCACTCAACAGGTTTTTAGTGAGTATTAATCCTGAGGGGACAAAGTGTGTTTCCAAAGCTGGAACCTGCCATAAAACTGTCATCTGTGAAGAAAGATTCAAAACATAAATCCacatgtacaaacatttttgtaGTAACTCACTGAATTTGAGTGGAAAACGTGCAACTAACTGAACgttttttttgttaatgttttacggtcatttaatcatttaatttatGTTCACATAAATAACCCGAGGGTCATTAGTGGCTGAGATGTAGATTTGGGTGTTGTATCCAAGTTTACATTTTTTGGAGGGGATTTGACATGTTTTGAAAAGATTTGTGTGTTTTCATATTATGTTTGTTGATATTATTGTTATGAAGGAgcaaattattaatatttagttttttcatttgtttttgtaattctgCTATGTTGGGCAATACATAAACACAAAAGTAATAAAGTCAATTTGtgtaaagattaaaaaaatctatttaaaaaaatgaaagaatgtTTTATAAGTTTAAGAGTACCACAATGAGTACtgcattataatttatttaaatgtatatgcaGTATGCTATTACTGTACAGTAATTAACTGATACCACTGCTATGAGTAAAATACTGGCAACACTGTTGCAAGTTAGTCACTGTATTGGTATAGACACAGTACTATACTGGCAACACTGTTGCTGGTTAGTCACTGTAACATATTCTTTACAGTAACTAGCTGGCAACAGTGTTGTCAGTATTTTACTCATTAAAACCTGGTAAGGTTTAACAATGCAGCTAAATAAGTCTACATGTGGACGGGTCCTCATTACCCATTTTTACAACCTCACTCTATGAATCCGTATGATTTGTCTAAACCAatgtgattggtaggtttagggacagggttAAGGGTAGGCAACTGGTCTATGTATGATTTATTAAAAGAGGGAGGTCGTACAAATATatacgaattagccacctcaTAAAATTCATACCAATTGCTGTGAGATTGGGTTGATTCTTCAGCCTTATGCTTGCTAGAGACATGTATTTTGTTGGATACTTTCTGTTTTATTATTAACTTAAGACCATCATTGAAATCTTTAGTTATCACCCTGCATTTCCAACATGAAGTGCACtcaaaaagagaaaaacatcccACTCAATGAACTCACAATATATCAATCGAATGTGACATGTCAGCTcccccagaatattttttacataAGAATTTAACACTGCATTTGAATTCAAGTCACCTATCTAGCAGGACACAACTTTTGCCTTCATCATtctgtatttattaaaatacagGCCCAGCACAGTTTGATTTagattttaaaaatatgaatcaCCAATCCGTTTAGTGCCAGTGAGAGACTGCAGAGTAGAGCTCCTGCTTGCCAGAGCAGAAGACTTGTACCGGAGAGAGTTAATTAGTGCAAATGTGCAGTTGTGTTATTGGGCCACTGCTGGCAATGAGAAGCATCATTGACACAAATCCCAGTCCCTCAGATCTGAGCAGTGAAGCACTGCTCATTTGAAATGGAGGTGTGTTAACATTCACTGGATTTGACATGGTATGCCATtttcgtgtttttttttaaaggtgggTAAATGCCAGTTCAGCCACAATCCTCCTCCAGGCCAAATTCCAAATGCTGCTCCCTGTCTTCCAAAGTCTAATAGTCCAGAGTTTTAAAAGCCTAAAGTCAACATCTAGACCTCAAAGACACTAGTAATGACAAAGCTGTCATTTCTTGAAatgacatttaatttattattccCATGACATTATCTTACAGATGAAATGATGTTTGGCTCTACCAAAATAAGAGTgaataaaaagcatttaaaacatGTATGAACAATCAAGTGCATGTTATTTGTTATTACTTACATTACAAAGTAtgaatacataaatacaattcaaaattttacactttaaatatattgaaaaaaaaaaaaacattattgcaTGTCCACACTACAGCTGAGTAAGTCCAAACTTACTCTACCCTACTAACagcacagaaaaaaaacagggTGTCTTCACCTGAAGTGGTGAACACTGCTAAATCCATTAAGAGATGCAATAGCTCAATCACATGCTGTGTTTCTGCACCAAATGATCATgtaaatttgcatatttaaaaaacagTGTAATGAAAAATTCTGCTTTTTATTTTGAATCATTCTGAAGTTTCATGTACTTTTTGCTTAGTCAGTTTAAGTTTGCTCAAGGATATTTCCCCTAGTTCTTCATAAATAAAACCCTTTGAATACGTGCTGTGTAGCATAACTATAAAAATATGGTAATTATACTTATTACTAATTGAAAAGGGCATTAACATTCTAATTTGATTTAAGGTTATGCTTAATTTCAGCCAACTGCTGAATGGGCTCAACTGCTGATAAATCACAGTGTGGTGAGGCAGGAGATGTTCATCTATGTATTAATGCAGGGATGTATAAACACAATGGATGTATAAAGAATGGGATGAAAGTAAAAACTAAAAAGTCTTGCTATCTTTGAGTTGACACTGCAATACACAGAGATTAAACAAACATAAATCACTAATCAACCGGAACTTTGGCTGCGAGGAGAATCGTAGAAAGCAGTTCACAGCACATTTGGAGGGGTCTTATAGGACATTTCATGTCAGAactcttttctttcttattctCCTTTCCCCTCTAATTCTGACCAGAGCTAGCTGGTTGGTCCAGGGTGGTGCTGAAGGTCCTGGCTGTGAAACAGAGGGTGTAGTAGGGGGTGGATCTGCAGAGTGCTGGCAGCAGCAGCAACGGCagctgcagcagcagcagccatGGGCATTGGACTGAGCATTGCAGGGAGCAGAGAAGTGGGAGGCAGGGGGTGGAGAGTCAATCCAGGAACATGATGGTGAGGGTGAACTGGGTGGAAGGATGAGGCTGGAATCAGGTGGAGGGGTTGAGCTGCCAACACAGTAGCAGGCGGCACTGGAAAAAAGGCAGCACGAATTGGACGGGGAAATTGGGGCGGTGAGAGGGTGGGATGAAGGGGTGGTAGCATGGCAAGAGGCGAAGAGTGAGGAGCAATAGAAGAGGGTGGAGAAGAGGGCTGAAGTATGTTATATGGTAGACAGGCTGAAAGCGTTGTCTGGTCAGACGGCTCTGGAGTTGGTACTGGTAAATGGGTCATGTCCACAGATACTTGCTCTTGAAAGTGCTGCCGCTGCTGCATGTGCTGCTGGGCCTGGAGTTGAAGCAATTTGTACTTCTCAATCTCATCATCGGTGAAGGTGATTGGTTGCTCAGAAAGGGGAGGGGTGGTGCATTTTGGGCAGTGAATCCCTGTAATTACTGCATTATCCGCTTGGTCTCTGATGTTACGTTTTTGTGACAAAGTCTTGTCTGGATCCAGAGCTAAAGCAGAATGCGTTTCTGTTGATCTGTCCTCATTGGCAATTTCAAGACAAGCATGGGATGTGCTGGATTTTTGCCCATCTCTGTGTTGTAAGTGTTCTTGAGTGTTCTTGCTGTTAATTTGAGGTATAAATTGTTGATTTGATGGGacagttgaagatgtttgaaCCTGGTTACTAATACTGGCACTTGCATCTTTATTAATCCCTAATTTTCTTGCACCTTTCTTAATAGAGGGTAATTTACCAATTagcggaagtgagagactgacATTTGCTTTCTTCACTTTAGGACCCTTCTCAACCAACTGGTTTGTTGGCATGGGGTTAGATTTGTGTGCAACTTCTTCCTTTCCTACACCTGACTGTAAGGAATTAGGCTGAGCTGTATGGTTACTTGTAGCTAATGGGGGTGAGCGACTCCTCTTTCTAAGAGGAGAATGGGATGATTTGGTCTTCACCAATCTCTCATATGGCCACCCCGAATGACTGCAATGTTTCTGACTCTGTCCAGTTGGAGATGACCTAATATGGGAATTAGACAACCAGTCTGAACTAAGATCAGAGATGCTAATGCTACTAGAGGAACTGGGGCTACGAATATACACTGGCTTGTTATACCATCTGTCTTCACTTCTTTCTGGACTTGACCAAGGAAATTCTTCCCTCTCCCGGTACCTCCTACCTACAGGGCTAAGCCTTTCGTCCCACCAATCCCTGACATCCTCTTGAGGTTCAGGACTGTCATAGACTCGATAAAACAACTGCCTGCCAGCATTTTGAAATCTGTGCTCTCTGTGTTTATTTTCCTCAACAATTTTTTTGTGCCTTCTGATGCTGTATCTCTCTTGCTGCTCTGGACAGTTATATATTGTTGAATATTTCCGTTTATTGTGGATGTAAGAGTCTGTGTAATCCCAACTGTCTCCTGTATGTTCGAAATCTCTCCATGGACTATAACTGTAGTGAGGAACACTGTAAGAGGAACTTCTAATGCAAGACCTGGGCTGACTGTGCCCCTTTCTCAAAGGGTATAGATAGTTTGATCTTGGTGAGGTGGAGCATCTCCCCATGTCGTACACAGGCCATTCTCCATCTGAGGTCAAGTCTGACGGGCCACTCCACGACCCAGATTTGTCACTAGAGGGAGTTGAGATGACATCCCTCTTTGACTCATAGGTGTTGTCATACCAGCGATAATTATCTTCTCTTCCTGTTGTGTTGTGAACAGAATATGGCAAAGGCCTCCGCCTTACCAAGCGCAGCGCAGACACAAGCCCCCTCATCGTTTGACATTTCTTCCTTTTACGAACCGGGGCGGAAAGCGTGCTTACAACAATGCTTTTGAGGCTGTGCTCTGGGGTGTCACTTTCATTTGAAGTCTCATCTCTCACTGATCTTTTCCTCTTCCCCAGTTTGTGCCTCCTCTCAGTGCAGGCTTGCTTGTTTTGTGACATGTCGGTAGGAGTGCATTGGAATTCAAAGTGTCCTCCTGCTTCTGTCTGCGAGGAGGTTTTGAATGTGCATCCCGCTTGCCGGATCCTGACAGCATCTAATTTATGCctatgtttttttccctttctccTGTGGTTGGGTTTCTTTGGTTTTAAAATGCCTAATTTATCTCCTGGAACATCCTGTGTTTGTGGTTTAGCTCTGTCATTCTGGCCTGCGAACTTGTCAACAACACAGAGATCTGTCCCCTCAGCCTTTGTGCTTTCGTCTTTTCCATCCTTGTGTTTTAAATAGTAGTAGAGAGGGTTACAGCTGTAAGATATGCGTGGCTCGTCGGAAGTGTATTGCACCAGCTCAAAAGGCCATTTTGTCACACTTCCGTCCTTGCTGACTACATTAAGGAAATAACCTGTATTTTCATCCTTGCACACTCTGTGTATTTTATACTCCTCTGTCTCTTTTTCTGATATACAATCCTTCCCATTCTGCATAATACCCTGTTCGCTGCTTTTCTGTGTATGGTGGTGTGAGCCTTTTTGTATTTGGTTTTGGCCTTGGGCCACGGTACCCTGTCCATCTGTGTAAACAATAGGGCCAGGGCACTTGAGGCATTCTCTCTCCTCTGATCCCCCATAAGCCCCCTCTGCCCTGGGCCTCTGCCCCCCATCAAGCAATCTGTCATCTAAACCAGCTGGCTTCCAGTCTGCTCCAGGACTGTGTGTGTCAGGACACCCCAGCTTCTCTGGCTGACTTGTGCTATGGTTTGCCTGAATTTCAGGGCTCTCCACATGTTTTGCTTGTGCTTCCAGTTGAGGTGTTTGAGAGTCTCCATCCGCCCAGCCCGGAGTTGGTGGATCACGTGACAGATCATGGTCATCATTATTTGGGGATCTGGGTGAGCTCGAGCAAGACCAAAGGGCCTCCAGGGCGAGTCTGTGCTTGTGGCGCTGGAGCTCTTGATAGTCACTGGCCTCCTCGAGTCCATCACTAAACACAGACGCACAGGAGTCAAGCTTTAATTGAGCGCGTCTGGAAAAACAGAATGAGACTCCTGCCCTGGGGCTCCGGTGTCCTGCAGAGGATTTTGTCGGTAAGGGGTGTTTTTTGTGGCATGGCTGCTGATGTGTGGGCATAAGAGTGGAGGACAAGCCCTTCAATGAGGTTTTTGTAGTAATAGGAGTTGAGTTTTGAACCAAGGATGCTGTTGGTTTCGTGTCAAACTTGCTACTGCCAGCAGAATGGATTTGAACTGGATCCCTATCCTTGTTTGTTGTCCTTAACTTTGGAACTTTCCTGTCATCACTGTTGGCAAGAACAGAAGGCAATGTTATAATTAGGCAGTGCATCTGAGCTGAAAGATCTATCTGTCTTTAAGTCTGATATACTGTATAGTGCATGCTTTATATAAAGAATGCATTTACTGCGCTATAAAGTCGATAAAAGTGTATAATGATTTACCGGTCTCTTTGCTGTTTGAGTTGTGCAAGATGGTGCAGTCGTTTCAGAGCTCTCTTTTGCTTTTTATCATCTTTCCAGGACTTGGAGGAGACGTTACGAGCAAATTCTCTCTGCTTCAACTCTTTCAGCCTCTGTAAGACAAAACAGGTAGATGACAATGAGAGATAAGAAATTCTGAAAACCTAAGGCTTTCCATGAAAACAGCATTTGTTTGGCTTGGATAAAGGACATAAAGAAGGTTTAGTGAGGAGGAAAAGAAACATCAATCCAGGTTTAACCTGGGGTTCAATTGAGGCAGATCAATCCAAAACAGCCTTACAATACATTTGATTTaaacaagaaacaaaaacaTCTCTTTCTAATGCTTCTGTTAATGTACCAGTCAATCAATTTCCCACATAAAAGTCTCCTATGAAAAGGCATAGACCCCACTGATGGATGCCTGTCTATTTATCACTCTATCCCTTTAGGGCAGAGGAGAAAAACATTGGAGCAAAGTAAACATAAAATCAGCAAAGTCAAAATACAATCACAAAACAATAAAAGTGTCAGTGGTGCCGGAATTCATTCAGGAAACATGAATGAAAAGTCACATGAACACAACCAAACACCTTTGACTTCACTCAGCAGGGAAATAAAAGAGAAAGCCATATTTGTCTTGTCTCGTGAGAGGCAATGTAAAAGTAACTCACTGCATCCCCTCTCTCCCCTAGTACACAGGTGACAAGTTTTTAATTTGGTCGGGTAATAAAACAATCACACataaatgtaaggaaaaaaCACACAGTTGTCTTTAATTGGTATTGGTCAAAATGTGGAAATGAGCTATCACTGGTGTGTCACAAACTCAAAGCACCTTCATTTTACCGAAACTCTTTTATTTTTGTGATCACATGCATGCACAAACCATACCAAGATTTTGTTGGTGGTGTGAAGGGAGTGCCAAAAGGAGGACAGTTCCCCTCTGCTGCATGGTGACAAGCACTGAcagggccaaaaaaaaaaaaaagtgtatctGTGAGACGTTAGCAGGCTAACTCCCAACAGAGGCTGCTGACTTTACACAGCAAAACACACTAATGATGCCTGCTTCAAGGGAGCTACAGAGAAGAGTTTTCACAGTATACACACACCAGAGGAACCACAAAAATGTCAGCGTCTGCTCATAAAACCCCCCACCTTCCAAAAACAACATTGATGTGGTGGATGAGCAAATTCAGCTTTAAAAGACACAAACCATTTTcagaaaaactatttaaaaactGCTAATTGAgtaaatactttttatttataaacagATTGCTGATACGATGTCAAACTATTAGCACATATTTTCTCTATTCATTATCATCAAGAGAGATTCTAAACAGAAGAGTTGAGATTCATTTTGTGGAAGCATCTCAAATTAACATACATGTacatataaaagtattttaaataggGGAGAAAAAGGCACTCGGAGAGAATGAGGAAAATGATAGACAAGATTTACATTGGGTACGTCTCAATCTGCTCCCTggttcagttgtcagggcactgttCAGGGAgtgagcccattgacttatgtcctaatcagtgccctgactagtgaactagggagctgattgagaggCAGGGATTGTCTTTAGATTCTGACCTTTGCTTATCAACACAAAGGCAGAATGTGAGtgctgttttatattttaaaaaaaaaatcccttaataATATCACAGACCTGTAACAAAACCAAAATAGAGAGCTGCATCACTGCATAAAGACTACACAAGAAGCTGCCTTTTTAAGTGTGTTGTTGCATTTGCACAAGACACTGACCAGTGgaatggaaaaaaaatgcaaggtcttGAGGTGCGTTTTTTAAATTAGTTACATTTTCTTAAAAGCACAAAGGTCAAATATGTTTATCTATTGCATGCTTACATTGAAAAATAATGGAAATTATTTTTTCCAGCGTAGTGGAATGCAAAATCAGCAGCATCTACCAGTTATGGAACTTTGGAAAGCACTACAGTACATAGTTTTATCATAGAAATAGCAGTTCTGTTTACCACACTAAAAGCACACAAGGAATTTTAATTGATCTAGATTCAAATTATGTTAGTATTTAAAGGAtgcatgttgctaagctaacaaTGTACCACTCCAAAAGTATAACAAAATCATAGCACATGCAAATATAGCACATTCATGTAAAGTAgcctacaaaataaaatataataatttgaaTTATGTATCTTAATCATCATTTaatcattatttaaaattatttgtcTTTATTTCCCATTAAGCTATTAGAGATGCCACCCATATTAAAGAAAAATcaaaagtgagatctttttaaCATACCAAATGTTTCTCCTAGACGAAAATTAGGTTACTTTAACATCAAATGGAGACTTTTGCATCTCCTGAGTCTCCTGAGATAAAACTCAAACATTCTCACAATGATCTCCTCTAAAGTTTAGAAGAGATCTAAACAACATCATGCACCGTGCTCATAATTTTAGCTTGAGCTTAAAGACCCTGGTGGTCTCACAGGTCAAACttcactgatcagggagtcggcCATTTTAAGGGCTGTCTCAATCACAGAATCCTTCCAGTGCAGAAACATTCGCTCCCTAAAAAGTCCCACAATACAAAAGTCAGGGTGCATCGATGCTCACTGTGTTCTCTTAACTGAGGTTCTAGAGCGAAACTCAAATCACGTGAGCCAATGTGAGGCTCATGTTTTAGAAAAAGTGAGAACATGACCACGTATGCACGCCAGTCGCGACTCTTCTTTCTCCGGGAAGCTTTAGTCCCCTTTGTTGTCGGCCAGCCGCAGCTCGTGTGTAAAAGCACAGCCGCAGGTCTGCTGGACACTCTGGAAGAATGCGGAGATCGTGGAGATTCTCTACGTGTTGTGTGCCATCTGCTAAGCTGCAGCGCGGGTTGTCACAGCAACCCAGAACTTGCTTGGCGCTTTTTGCACTGTCCCATTGCCTATTTCCCATTGTAGCGCCCTCCCTGGCAACAGGAGAGGTCTACTTCGGTGTAAAAGCTGGGGTGACCTTAGTTGGTGAGCTTCTTTGGGAAACCAACCCCCTAGGGCAACTCCCCCTTTAGCGCACTGCAAGCTGTGCATCTACTGGTGGGAATAGCTGGTCCTTCTTATGGGGGAACCTAGCATTTCATTCAGGGCTCCAGCTGAGGATCAATGTCAATCGCTGCATCGGTGAGAGGGTTTTTGTGCTCTGGGAATGAAGATGATGCTGAGCCCACTATAATGGTGTGTGCTTTGCTGAATCAGATTTAGAGTTAATCCCAGATGTGCATGTAAAACTTGTCAGTATGGAACTACTTTGGATATGGAATGCCAAAGGGTCCAGAACTGCATTAGGTTTTCCTCTCTCACTACCCTCCTAGGTGGGGTGGCTGTATGCAAACCACCTCTGCCCTGCACTCTTAATGCACAAGGGTAGTTCTAAATCTGGGTTGAGTTGTGCATGTTGACTAACCATGATCAGGTCATGGCGCAGGCCCTCGGCCAGACGATGTCCACCTCCGTGATCCAGAAACGCCCCCTGGCTCGCCGTCAAAAGTGGTCGTCAAAGTATGCTTCACGATGCGCCCATCTCACGAGGTGGATATTTTGGCGACACTATCGAGAACTGAGCCCAGCAGTTCTTAGCAGTCGCcccctgcaaaaaaaataaaaatctggcACAGACTGCTCTACTGTGTCCACTGCAGGAAGACGACGCCCCCCGTCTTTACTGCTGTTTAAGCGTTCGATTAAAAATGACCTCTGAGATGGGCGAGGCTGCTTTTTCCCCCCGGAAGATGGCAGAGCGGGGAATGTTTTGAGTCTAAATTCTGTTCTGCCACTGGTCACAACCAATGGTACCCAAATTCTCCTCTATCTCTGTGTCCTCAGGGGGCTCGGAGAGTTGTGGCCTGTCAAATGCCAGACGCACCACAGTCAAATGCCAGGGACGCACCACAGCCTCATCGCGGACCCTCTGCCCTCCGTGGAATCAGATATGTGttgcacagcacacacacacctcactgtGGGCCGCCTCCATTAGACAGCTGCCCCAGGCCTGTGCCTGCATTCCACCtcgcttcatatgagaccgcttcagcattgGCATGGAGCCCCCTCACGGCGGCGGGCTACGGCTCAGCTCTGTCTCCACATAACTCCCTCTGGGTATGATGTGGGTTCAGCAGCGGCCCCCCATtagggcacgctttcccagtgtTAATCTAAAAGTCACTGAGCAGGTTATGCAGAACAGCAGTAATAGACTTCTCTCTGTGAGCCCCGTCTCATCAGGTAAGAGCTCAGGAGGCTCACACAGGGCATTGGAGGGGGCACAGGCCAAGGCACTTTGGtagggattcctattcgtcggtactccgacgtggcgtccagagtgaccgactgaatgggaacgtctcggttacatatgtaaccctcattccctgaaggagggaacggagacgcca
This DNA window, taken from Pseudorasbora parva isolate DD20220531a chromosome 7, ASM2467924v1, whole genome shotgun sequence, encodes the following:
- the LOC137082967 gene encoding zinc finger protein 804B, coding for MACYYLVISSTHLSNGHYRSIKGVFRGPLCKSTGGESPDYAKKEKAIAKALGDLKANFYCELCDKQYHKHQEFDNHINSYDHAHKQRLKELKQREFARNVSSKSWKDDKKQKRALKRLHHLAQLKQQRDRDDRKVPKLRTTNKDRDPVQIHSAGSSKFDTKPTASLVQNSTPITTKTSLKGLSSTLMPTHQQPCHKKHPLPTKSSAGHRSPRAGVSFCFSRRAQLKLDSCASVFSDGLEEASDYQELQRHKHRLALEALWSCSSSPRSPNNDDHDLSRDPPTPGWADGDSQTPQLEAQAKHVESPEIQANHSTSQPEKLGCPDTHSPGADWKPAGLDDRLLDGGQRPRAEGAYGGSEERECLKCPGPIVYTDGQGTVAQGQNQIQKGSHHHTQKSSEQGIMQNGKDCISEKETEEYKIHRVCKDENTGYFLNVVSKDGSVTKWPFELVQYTSDEPRISYSCNPLYYYLKHKDGKDESTKAEGTDLCVVDKFAGQNDRAKPQTQDVPGDKLGILKPKKPNHRRKGKKHRHKLDAVRIRQAGCTFKTSSQTEAGGHFEFQCTPTDMSQNKQACTERRHKLGKRKRSVRDETSNESDTPEHSLKSIVVSTLSAPVRKRKKCQTMRGLVSALRLVRRRPLPYSVHNTTGREDNYRWYDNTYESKRDVISTPSSDKSGSWSGPSDLTSDGEWPVYDMGRCSTSPRSNYLYPLRKGHSQPRSCIRSSSYSVPHYSYSPWRDFEHTGDSWDYTDSYIHNKRKYSTIYNCPEQQERYSIRRHKKIVEENKHREHRFQNAGRQLFYRVYDSPEPQEDVRDWWDERLSPVGRRYREREEFPWSSPERSEDRWYNKPVYIRSPSSSSSISISDLSSDWLSNSHIRSSPTGQSQKHCSHSGWPYERLVKTKSSHSPLRKRSRSPPLATSNHTAQPNSLQSGVGKEEVAHKSNPMPTNQLVEKGPKVKKANVSLSLPLIGKLPSIKKGARKLGINKDASASISNQVQTSSTVPSNQQFIPQINSKNTQEHLQHRDGQKSSTSHACLEIANEDRSTETHSALALDPDKTLSQKRNIRDQADNAVITGIHCPKCTTPPLSEQPITFTDDEIEKYKLLQLQAQQHMQQRQHFQEQVSVDMTHLPVPTPEPSDQTTLSACLPYNILQPSSPPSSIAPHSSPLAMLPPLHPTLSPPQFPRPIRAAFFPVPPATVLAAQPLHLIPASSFHPVHPHHHVPGLTLHPLPPTSLLPAMLSPMPMAAAAAAAVAAAASTLQIHPLLHPLFHSQDLQHHPGPTS